A stretch of Helicobacter pylori DNA encodes these proteins:
- a CDS encoding quinone-dependent dihydroorotate dehydrogenase yields the protein MLYSLVKKYLFSLDAEDAHEKVCQILRMLSSSPFLCNLIDSQWGYKNPKLENEILGLHFPNPLGLAAGFDKNASMLRALIAFGFGYLEAGTLTNTAQSGNERPRLFRHIEEESLQNAMGFNNHGAILGARSFNRFAPYKTPIGINLGKNKHIEQAHALEDYKAVLNQCLNIGDYYTFNLSSPNTPNLRDLQNKAFVHELFCMAKEMTPKPLFLKIAPDLETDDMLEIVNSAIGAGAHGIIATNTTIDKSLVFAPKEMGGLSGKCLTKKSREVFKELAKAFFNKSVLVSVGGISDAKEAYERIKMGASLLQIYSAFIYNGPNLCQNILKDLVKLLQKDGFLSVKEAIGADLR from the coding sequence ATGCTTTATTCATTAGTAAAAAAATATCTTTTTAGCCTAGACGCTGAAGACGCGCACGAAAAAGTTTGTCAAATTTTAAGAATGCTTTCTTCATCGCCCTTTTTGTGCAATTTGATTGATTCTCAATGGGGTTATAAAAACCCAAAGCTTGAAAATGAAATTTTAGGCTTGCATTTCCCTAACCCCTTGGGCTTAGCCGCCGGTTTTGATAAAAACGCTTCCATGCTTAGGGCGTTAATCGCTTTTGGGTTTGGCTATTTGGAAGCAGGCACATTGACTAATACCGCACAAAGCGGGAATGAAAGACCAAGGCTTTTCAGGCACATTGAAGAAGAGTCCTTACAAAATGCGATGGGGTTTAATAATCATGGGGCGATTTTAGGAGCGAGATCTTTCAATCGCTTCGCCCCCTATAAAACCCCTATTGGCATCAATTTAGGCAAAAACAAACACATAGAGCAAGCGCATGCCCTAGAAGATTACAAGGCGGTTTTAAATCAATGTTTAAACATTGGCGATTATTACACTTTCAACCTTTCTTCGCCCAACACCCCTAATTTAAGGGATTTACAAAATAAAGCGTTTGTGCATGAGCTTTTTTGCATGGCTAAAGAAATGACCCCTAAGCCTTTATTTTTAAAAATCGCCCCGGATTTAGAAACAGATGACATGCTAGAAATCGTCAATAGCGCTATTGGAGCGGGAGCGCATGGGATTATTGCGACTAACACGACCATTGATAAAAGCCTGGTGTTCGCTCCTAAAGAAATGGGGGGCTTGAGCGGGAAATGCTTGACTAAAAAAAGCCGTGAAGTCTTTAAAGAATTGGCTAAAGCTTTTTTTAATAAAAGCGTTCTTGTTTCTGTGGGGGGGATTAGCGATGCCAAAGAAGCTTATGAAAGGATTAAAATGGGAGCGAGTCTGTTACAAATTTATAGCGCTTTTATTTACAACGGGCCAAATTTATGCCAAAATATTCTTAAAGATTTGGTAAAATTACTCCAAAAAGATGGATTTTTGAGCGTCAAAGAGGCTATAGGAGCGGATTTAAGATGA
- a CDS encoding RNA degradosome polyphosphate kinase — MNRFFNRELSWLAFNTRVLNEAKDESLPLLERLKFLAIYDTNLDEFYMIRVAGLKQLYEHKIASKGIDGASPEEQLEKIKHYLAHEIEERELEFQKIQALLFKKGLCITPYNELNLEQKAKAKTYFKEQLYALVLPFKLDSSHTFPPLGNLTFALFARIKDKETQTISYALIKLPSFIFRFVELEKGLFALAEEIVEAHLEELFLEHEILDCMAFRVTCDADIAITEDEAHDYADLMSKSLRKRNQGEIVRLQTQKGSQELLKTLLASLRSFQTHSYKKHKLTGMHAYKSAIMLNLGDLWELVNHSDFKALKSPNFTPKIHPHFNENDLFKSIEKQDLLLFHPYESFEPVIDLIEQAANDPTTLSIKMTLYRVGKHSPIVKALIEAASKIQVSVLVELKARFDEESNLHWAKALERAGALVVYGVFKLKVHAKMLVITKKTDNQLRHFTHLSTGNYNPLSAKVYTDVSFFSAKNEIANDIIKLFHSLLTSSATNSALETLFMAPKQIKPKIIEIIQNEMNHKQEGHIILKANALVDSEIIEWLYQASQKGVKIDLIIRGICCLKPQVKGLSENIRVYSIVGKYLEHARIYYFKHENIYFSSADLMPRNLERRVELLVPATNPKIAHKLLHILEIQLKDTLKRYELNSKGRYAKVSNPNDPLNSQDYFEKQALKTF, encoded by the coding sequence TTGAATCGTTTCTTCAACCGAGAGCTTTCATGGTTAGCTTTTAACACAAGGGTTTTGAACGAAGCCAAAGATGAGAGCTTGCCTTTATTAGAGCGCTTGAAATTTTTAGCCATTTATGACACGAATTTAGACGAATTTTACATGATAAGAGTGGCGGGGCTTAAACAACTCTATGAGCATAAAATCGCCTCTAAAGGCATTGATGGCGCAAGCCCTGAAGAGCAACTAGAAAAAATCAAGCATTATTTAGCGCATGAAATTGAAGAAAGGGAGTTGGAATTTCAAAAAATCCAGGCTCTACTCTTTAAAAAAGGGCTTTGTATCACCCCCTATAATGAATTGAATTTGGAGCAAAAAGCTAAGGCTAAAACCTATTTCAAAGAGCAACTTTATGCGTTAGTCTTGCCTTTTAAGTTGGATTCTTCGCACACTTTCCCGCCTTTAGGGAATTTGACTTTCGCACTTTTTGCCCGCATTAAAGACAAAGAAACCCAAACCATCTCCTATGCGCTCATCAAACTCCCCTCTTTTATCTTCCGTTTTGTAGAGCTAGAAAAAGGCTTGTTTGCACTGGCTGAAGAAATCGTAGAAGCGCATTTAGAAGAATTGTTTTTAGAGCATGAGATTTTAGATTGCATGGCGTTTAGGGTAACTTGCGATGCGGATATTGCTATCACTGAAGATGAAGCGCATGATTATGCGGATTTGATGAGTAAGAGTTTGAGGAAACGCAATCAAGGCGAAATCGTGCGCTTGCAAACCCAAAAAGGGAGTCAAGAGCTTTTAAAAACCCTTTTAGCGTCTTTAAGGAGCTTTCAAACCCACTCTTACAAAAAACACAAACTCACCGGCATGCATGCCTATAAAAGCGCGATCATGCTCAATTTAGGGGATTTGTGGGAATTAGTCAATCATAGCGACTTTAAAGCGCTCAAATCACCCAATTTCACGCCCAAGATCCACCCTCATTTCAATGAAAACGATCTTTTCAAATCCATAGAAAAACAGGATCTGTTGCTGTTCCACCCTTATGAAAGTTTTGAGCCTGTGATTGACTTGATAGAGCAAGCCGCTAATGATCCGACCACCCTTTCTATCAAAATGACGCTTTATCGTGTGGGCAAGCATTCCCCCATTGTCAAAGCTTTAATTGAAGCGGCGAGTAAGATTCAAGTGAGCGTTTTAGTGGAATTAAAAGCACGCTTTGATGAAGAAAGCAATCTGCATTGGGCAAAAGCTTTAGAAAGGGCGGGCGCGTTAGTCGTTTATGGCGTTTTCAAACTCAAAGTGCATGCTAAAATGCTAGTGATCACCAAAAAAACAGACAACCAATTACGCCATTTCACCCATTTAAGCACGGGCAATTACAACCCTTTGAGTGCTAAAGTCTATACCGATGTGAGTTTTTTTAGCGCTAAAAATGAAATCGCTAACGACATTATCAAACTTTTCCATTCCTTGCTCACTAGTAGCGCAACTAATAGTGCATTAGAAACGCTTTTTATGGCGCCCAAACAGATCAAGCCTAAAATCATTGAAATCATTCAAAATGAAATGAATCACAAACAAGAAGGCCATATCATCTTAAAAGCCAACGCCCTAGTGGATAGCGAAATCATTGAATGGCTCTATCAAGCCTCTCAAAAAGGGGTTAAAATCGATCTCATTATTAGAGGGATTTGCTGTTTAAAACCCCAAGTCAAGGGGTTGAGCGAAAATATCAGGGTGTATTCTATCGTGGGGAAATATTTAGAACATGCACGCATTTATTATTTTAAACATGAAAATATCTATTTTTCTAGTGCGGATTTAATGCCCAGGAATTTAGAAAGGCGCGTGGAATTGCTTGTTCCGGCCACAAACCCAAAGATCGCTCATAAATTGTTGCATATTTTAGAAATCCAACTCAAAGACACTTTAAAACGCTACGAGTTAAATTCTAAAGGCCGTTACGCTAAAGTTTCAAACCCTAACGATCCTTTAAATTCACAAGATTACTTTGAAAAACAAGCCCTTAAAACCTTTTAA
- a CDS encoding N-6 DNA methylase → MPNNALLQIKQDTLSLIDDLKVICTSFGLGNDGNEYKIITQCFLYKFLCDKFEFLFEQEFPNQTIQDYKDLNEEEKEDFFITLNDKKLPKLSYDELLNYLFEKHFNDNDLHLKLDAIFNRISSNNAELFNTKSTDKTTIALFESVSQYINEESKRASFTRSLLDKLKNFNFKQAFLNLQNQQGYDFFAPIFEYLLKDYNNAGGGKYAEYYTPLSIASIIAKLLVIEPTQSVKIYDPSAGTGTLLMALAHQIGTDSCTLYAQDISQKSLRMLKLNLILNDLTHSLRYAIEGNTLTNPYHSKDHKGKMDFIVSNPPFKLDFSNEHAEISQNKNDFFLGVPNIPKNDKSKMPIYTLFFQHCLNMLSDKGKGAIVVPTGFISAKSGIENKIVRHLVDEKLVYGVICMPSQVFANTGTNVSIIFFQKTPGANEVILIDASKLGEEYTENKNKKTRLRGSDIDLILETFQNKTQKADFCALVSFDEITEKNYSLNPGQYFTIEDTSETISQAEFENLMQQYSSELTSLFDESQSLQQEILETLKGVRFE, encoded by the coding sequence ATGCCTAATAACGCCTTATTGCAAATCAAACAAGACACCCTAAGCCTCATTGACGATTTAAAAGTCATTTGCACGAGTTTTGGTTTAGGGAATGATGGCAACGAATACAAGATCATCACGCAATGCTTTTTGTATAAATTCTTATGCGATAAGTTTGAATTCCTTTTTGAACAAGAATTCCCCAACCAAACGATACAAGATTACAAAGACTTGAACGAAGAAGAAAAAGAAGATTTCTTTATTACCTTAAACGATAAAAAACTCCCCAAACTCTCTTATGATGAGCTTTTAAACTATCTTTTTGAAAAGCATTTTAACGATAACGATTTACACCTTAAGCTAGATGCCATTTTTAATCGTATTTCTAGCAATAATGCCGAACTTTTTAACACCAAAAGCACGGATAAAACCACTATCGCCTTATTTGAAAGCGTCTCACAATATATTAATGAAGAGTCTAAAAGGGCTAGTTTTACAAGATCTTTATTAGACAAACTCAAAAATTTTAATTTCAAACAAGCTTTTTTAAACTTACAAAACCAACAAGGCTATGATTTTTTCGCCCCTATTTTTGAATACTTACTCAAAGATTACAATAACGCCGGCGGAGGGAAATACGCCGAATACTACACCCCTTTAAGCATCGCTAGCATCATCGCTAAACTTTTAGTGATCGAACCCACTCAAAGCGTCAAAATCTATGACCCAAGCGCTGGCACAGGAACGCTTTTAATGGCGTTAGCCCACCAAATAGGCACGGATTCTTGCACCCTTTATGCCCAAGACATTTCGCAAAAATCCTTAAGAATGCTCAAACTCAACCTGATTTTAAACGACTTGACCCACTCTTTAAGATACGCCATTGAGGGAAACACTTTAACCAACCCCTACCACTCCAAAGACCACAAAGGGAAAATGGATTTCATCGTGAGTAACCCCCCTTTCAAGCTGGATTTTTCCAACGAGCATGCCGAAATTTCGCAAAACAAAAACGATTTTTTCTTAGGCGTGCCTAATATCCCTAAAAACGATAAAAGCAAAATGCCCATTTACACGCTCTTTTTCCAGCATTGCTTGAACATGCTTAGCGATAAGGGTAAGGGGGCTATCGTCGTGCCAACCGGATTCATTAGCGCTAAAAGCGGGATAGAAAATAAGATTGTCAGGCATTTAGTGGATGAAAAGCTCGTTTATGGGGTGATTTGCATGCCCAGTCAAGTTTTTGCCAACACCGGCACTAATGTGAGCATCATCTTTTTTCAAAAAACGCCAGGCGCAAATGAAGTGATCTTGATTGACGCTTCCAAACTCGGCGAAGAATACACCGAAAACAAAAACAAAAAAACGCGCTTAAGAGGGAGCGATATTGATTTGATTTTAGAAACTTTTCAAAATAAAACCCAAAAAGCGGATTTTTGCGCTCTGGTTTCTTTTGATGAAATCACAGAAAAAAACTATTCTCTAAACCCCGGGCAGTATTTCACTATAGAAGACACGAGCGAAACAATCAGCCAAGCAGAGTTTGAAAACTTAATGCAGCAATATTCAAGCGAACTGACAAGCCTTTTTGATGAAAGCCAGAGCTTGCAACAAGAAATTTTAGAAACTTTAAAAGGGGTTAGGTTTGAGTGA
- a CDS encoding DEAD/DEAH box helicase family protein — MFASLNVLKELQKHYETNPKDPLKGIIWHTQGSGKTALTYHLTKLIRDFFSPLNKKTKFYFIVDRLDLLEQAKSEFSKRGLCVHEAKDKEDLSQKLKSSSVFDGHQGNDEIIVVNIQKFKAPNEEKAPNEDPSNSAPKEIISKTELQEATKDSHDLQRVFIIDEAHRSYDPKGCFYANLVECDKTAVKIALTGTPLLEDNAQDKATKNTFGDYLHTYSYAESIKDRHTLKLQLEIIEKSYKEKLQAIYRLLQESIIIEDIEVKKETIFNNEKYIKAMLSYIIRDLLKFRQLHDDNEQLKAMVVCFSSKQARLANFLFNEVQEEVLQENPNLKILKKLQSSLILHDEQEVKEKIYSFKHEDTDIAFVFNMLLTGFDLPNLKRLYIHRELKDHNLLQALARVNRSYKNMSFGYLIDFVGIKENYDKTTDDYLKELNQFNQGDFNIKDNLKDMFADRNILEKDIKNAYDDLFNYPIDDVENMTSAIVNISEMNELLKVSHAINTLKERYNLIRTSNDEKILSLKEKMDIEKISKISSMLGKKAKQLHALKNINEPKNPNDLIVLEDLIALLDFKIEFKESEELRFKEKEEISAKYKQAKEMLEKIPDKQDKEVQKISKELSKLIQEPLTNHNFDGISHSYSVIISQLKQHKEQTTNLLNKYNNDRAYVITHKRLHNRLMEENISKGIFTLLSALKKALDARIFKRQEILNEEDTLKTAIKVELRDAFNKDPSLKDLQKETEFIAQTLFNELTQNHHQGNLNA; from the coding sequence ATGTTTGCGAGCTTGAATGTTTTAAAAGAATTGCAAAAGCATTATGAAACGAACCCAAAAGATCCCCTAAAAGGCATCATCTGGCACACGCAAGGCAGCGGTAAAACCGCCTTAACCTACCATTTAACCAAACTCATAAGAGACTTTTTTAGCCCGCTAAACAAAAAGACTAAATTTTATTTTATTGTGGACAGGTTGGATTTATTAGAACAAGCCAAAAGCGAGTTTTCAAAAAGAGGCCTTTGTGTGCATGAGGCAAAAGATAAAGAGGATTTGAGCCAAAAATTAAAAAGCTCTAGCGTGTTTGATGGCCATCAAGGGAATGATGAAATCATCGTTGTGAATATCCAGAAATTCAAAGCCCCCAATGAAGAAAAAGCCCCCAATGAAGACCCCTCTAATAGCGCTCCTAAAGAAATCATTTCTAAAACAGAATTACAAGAAGCGACAAAAGATAGCCACGATTTACAAAGGGTGTTTATCATAGATGAAGCCCACAGAAGCTATGACCCTAAAGGTTGCTTTTACGCTAATTTGGTAGAATGCGACAAAACAGCGGTAAAAATCGCCCTCACAGGCACGCCCCTATTAGAAGACAACGCGCAAGATAAAGCCACTAAAAACACTTTTGGCGACTACTTGCACACCTATTCTTATGCAGAATCCATTAAAGACAGACACACCCTAAAACTCCAATTAGAAATCATTGAAAAGAGCTACAAAGAAAAACTACAAGCAATCTATCGCCTTTTACAAGAAAGCATCATTATTGAAGACATAGAGGTTAAAAAAGAAACGATTTTTAATAATGAAAAATACATTAAAGCCATGCTATCTTATATCATTAGAGATTTATTGAAATTCAGACAACTGCATGACGACAACGAACAATTAAAGGCTATGGTGGTTTGTTTTTCAAGCAAGCAAGCTAGATTAGCTAATTTTCTTTTTAATGAAGTCCAAGAAGAAGTCTTACAAGAAAACCCTAACCTGAAAATTTTAAAAAAACTCCAATCCAGCCTGATTTTGCATGACGAACAAGAAGTCAAAGAAAAGATTTATTCTTTCAAACATGAAGATACGGATATAGCCTTTGTGTTTAACATGCTTTTAACCGGCTTTGATTTACCCAATCTCAAGCGCCTTTATATCCACAGAGAATTAAAAGATCACAATTTGCTCCAAGCCCTAGCCAGAGTGAATCGCTCCTATAAAAACATGTCTTTTGGCTACCTTATAGATTTTGTAGGCATTAAAGAAAATTATGACAAAACAACTGATGATTATTTGAAAGAGTTAAACCAATTCAATCAAGGCGATTTTAATATCAAAGATAATCTCAAAGACATGTTTGCGGATCGCAATATTTTAGAAAAAGACATTAAAAACGCTTATGATGATCTGTTTAATTACCCCATTGATGATGTAGAGAACATGACTAGCGCCATTGTCAATATCAGCGAAATGAACGAGCTTTTAAAAGTCTCACACGCCATTAACACGCTTAAAGAGCGCTACAATTTAATCCGCACTTCTAATGATGAAAAAATCCTTTCCTTAAAAGAAAAAATGGATATTGAAAAGATCAGCAAAATCTCTTCAATGCTTGGCAAAAAAGCCAAACAACTCCATGCATTAAAAAATATCAATGAGCCTAAAAACCCAAACGATTTAATCGTTTTAGAAGACCTCATCGCTCTTTTAGACTTTAAAATAGAGTTTAAAGAAAGCGAAGAATTACGCTTTAAAGAAAAAGAAGAGATTAGCGCTAAATACAAGCAAGCTAAAGAGATGTTAGAAAAAATCCCGGACAAACAAGACAAAGAAGTTCAAAAGATTTCTAAAGAGCTTTCAAAACTGATCCAAGAACCCCTAACCAATCATAATTTTGATGGAATTTCTCATTCCTATAGCGTAATCATTTCACAACTAAAACAACACAAAGAACAAACTACCAACCTATTAAACAAATACAATAATGATCGAGCTTATGTGATCACGCATAAGCGACTTCACAATCGCCTCATGGAAGAAAACATTTCTAAGGGAATTTTCACGCTTTTAAGCGCGCTCAAAAAAGCTCTTGATGCGCGTATTTTTAAGCGTCAAGAAATCTTAAACGAAGAAGATACCCTAAAAACTGCCATAAAAGTAGAATTAAGGGACGCTTTCAACAAAGACCCCTCCTTAAAAGATTTACAAAAAGAAACAGAATTTATCGCTCAAACCCTTTTTAACGAACTCACGCAAAACCACCATCAAGGAAATTTGAATGCCTAA
- a CDS encoding restriction endonuclease subunit S, which translates to MSEWQTFCLKDLGKIVGGATPPTNNPKNYGNKIAWITPKDLSTLQGRYIKKGSRSISRLGFKSCSCVLLPKHAILFSSRAPIGYVAIAKKRLCTNQGFKSIIPNKKIYFEFLYYLLKYHKDNISNIGGGTTFKEVSGATLGLFKVKIPPTYYEQQKIARTLSILDQKIENNHKINELLHKILELLYEQYFVRFDFLDENNKPYQTSGGKMKFSKELNRLIPSGWSVRFLNHKIVSTYQPKTISKTLLNDSYSYSVYGGGGIIGRFTEYNHEQSEFIISCRGQCGISYLTLPKSWITGNAMVIRPTKSYTSKTYLYHTIKKYKLTNYITGSVQPQITRQNLSTMPILIPKRKTLNKWNNISSLLWNLIHNNMQATQTLTAIRDFLLPLLLKQQVKPQ; encoded by the coding sequence TTGAGTGAGTGGCAAACATTTTGTTTAAAAGATTTAGGAAAAATCGTCGGTGGTGCTACCCCACCTACCAATAACCCCAAAAACTATGGCAATAAAATTGCTTGGATTACCCCTAAAGATTTATCCACTTTACAAGGGCGTTACATTAAAAAAGGTAGCCGCAGCATTTCACGCTTAGGATTTAAGTCATGCTCTTGTGTGTTACTCCCAAAACATGCCATTTTATTTTCTTCAAGAGCTCCTATAGGTTATGTGGCTATTGCCAAAAAAAGGCTATGCACCAATCAAGGTTTTAAAAGCATTATCCCTAACAAAAAAATTTATTTTGAATTTTTATATTACTTACTCAAATACCATAAGGATAATATCTCTAACATAGGGGGCGGAACTACTTTTAAAGAAGTTTCAGGGGCTACTTTAGGTCTGTTTAAAGTTAAGATACCCCCTACTTATTATGAACAACAAAAAATCGCCCGCACGCTTTCTATCCTGGATCAAAAGATTGAAAACAACCACAAAATCAATGAGCTTTTACACAAAATCCTAGAACTTCTTTATGAGCAATACTTCGTTCGTTTTGATTTTTTAGATGAAAACAACAAACCCTATCAAACTAGCGGCGGAAAAATGAAATTTTCTAAAGAATTAAACCGCCTTATCCCTAGTGGGTGGAGCGTAAGATTTTTAAATCATAAAATTGTATCAACTTATCAACCTAAAACCATTAGCAAAACCTTACTAAATGATAGTTATTCTTATAGCGTATATGGTGGCGGTGGAATAATAGGGAGATTTACAGAATACAATCATGAGCAATCAGAATTTATTATTTCATGTCGTGGTCAATGTGGAATATCGTATCTAACTTTACCAAAATCTTGGATTACAGGTAATGCGATGGTAATACGACCTACTAAATCTTATACTTCTAAAACTTATCTTTATCACACAATAAAGAAATACAAGCTCACAAATTATATAACTGGATCCGTTCAACCCCAAATTACACGACAAAACCTATCCACAATGCCAATTCTTATACCCAAAAGAAAAACCCTAAATAAGTGGAATAATATATCTAGTCTATTATGGAATTTAATTCACAATAACATGCAAGCAACCCAAACCCTAACCGCGATCAGAGATTTTCTACTCCCCCTACTCCTAAAACAACAAGTCAAACCCCAATGA
- a CDS encoding M16 family metallopeptidase — protein MKHFSVKRLLGLSSVLLVTLGASMHAQSYLPKHESVTLKNGLQVVSVPLENKTGVIEVDVLYKVGSRNEVMGKSGIAHMLEHLNFKSTKNLKAGEFDKIVKRFGGVSNASTSFDITRYFIKTSQANLDKSLELFAETMGSLNLKEDEFLPERQVVAEERRWRTDNSPIGMLYFRFFNTAYVYHPYHWTPIGFMDDIQNWTLKDIKKFHSLYYQPKNAIILVVGDVNSQKVFELAKKHFESLKNLDEKAIPTPYMKEPKQDGARTAVVHKDGVHLEWVALGYKVPAFKHKDQVALDALSRLLGEGKSSWLQSELVDKKRLASQAFSHNMQLQDESVFLFIAGGNPNVKAEDLQKEIVALLEKLKKGEITQAELDKLKINQKADFISNLESSSDVAGLFADYLVQNDIQGLTDYQQQFLDLKVSDLVRVANEYFKDTQSTTVFLKP, from the coding sequence ATGAAACACTTTTCTGTTAAAAGACTTTTAGGGCTTAGTTCTGTCTTGTTAGTCACTTTAGGAGCGAGCATGCACGCACAATCTTACTTACCCAAACATGAGAGCGTTACCTTAAAAAACGGGTTGCAAGTCGTAAGCGTCCCCTTAGAAAATAAAACCGGGGTTATAGAAGTGGATGTGCTTTATAAAGTCGGCTCTAGAAACGAAGTCATGGGCAAAAGCGGGATCGCTCACATGTTAGAGCATTTGAATTTTAAAAGCACCAAAAACCTTAAAGCCGGCGAATTTGATAAGATCGTGAAGCGTTTTGGGGGCGTGAGTAACGCTTCTACGAGCTTTGATATCACGCGCTACTTCATTAAAACCAGTCAAGCTAACTTGGATAAATCTTTAGAATTGTTCGCTGAAACCATGGGTTCTTTGAATTTAAAAGAAGATGAGTTTTTGCCTGAGCGTCAAGTGGTCGCTGAAGAAAGGCGATGGCGCACTGATAATTCCCCTATCGGCATGCTTTATTTCCGCTTTTTCAACACCGCTTATGTCTATCACCCCTACCATTGGACACCCATTGGTTTTATGGACGATATTCAAAACTGGACTTTAAAAGACATTAAAAAATTCCATTCGCTCTATTATCAGCCTAAAAACGCTATTATTTTAGTGGTGGGCGATGTCAATTCTCAAAAGGTTTTTGAATTAGCTAAAAAGCATTTTGAATCCTTAAAAAACCTTGATGAAAAAGCTATCCCCACCCCTTACATGAAAGAGCCTAAACAAGATGGGGCCAGAACGGCAGTCGTACATAAAGATGGGGTCCATTTAGAGTGGGTAGCGTTAGGGTATAAAGTGCCTGCTTTCAAGCATAAAGATCAAGTCGCCCTAGATGCGTTAAGCAGGCTTTTAGGCGAAGGTAAAAGCTCATGGTTACAAAGCGAATTGGTGGATAAAAAACGCCTGGCTTCTCAAGCTTTCTCACACAACATGCAATTACAAGATGAAAGCGTGTTTTTATTCATTGCGGGGGGTAACCCTAATGTCAAAGCTGAAGATTTACAAAAAGAAATCGTAGCGCTTTTAGAAAAGCTGAAAAAAGGCGAAATCACTCAAGCGGAGTTAGACAAGCTCAAAATCAATCAAAAAGCTGACTTTATTTCTAACTTAGAAAGTTCTAGCGATGTTGCGGGGCTTTTTGCGGACTATTTAGTGCAAAACGATATTCAAGGCTTGACGGATTATCAGCAACAATTTTTGGATTTAAAAGTGAGCGATTTGGTGCGTGTGGCTAATGAATATTTTAAAGACACCCAATCAACCACCGTGTTTTTGAAACCTTAA